A portion of the Vicingus serpentipes genome contains these proteins:
- a CDS encoding formyltransferase family protein encodes MSKLRVFIVSQEEPFYIPKVIRYLVEHQNENFEIVGASRLQPHRKNKTMKDWLLERTQIYTYWELFITTCFFIYCKIGFKILAKMGVDNPFSVKHVYAKNAINEIETNDINSPFYLTKLRELKIDVVLSISPPQLFGKDLLNLPNKVCLNAHGTLLPRHRGVFGSWWMLFNGDKEIGTTIHTMVEKLDAGEIVWQKEIPMPAQPTQYAIAYHTKKIMAVGLVETLNKLNVKSLDVIKSPYQESYHRAPTKEQGRSFHKKGLRVVTFKNAKLTLSKSF; translated from the coding sequence GTGAGTAAATTAAGAGTATTTATAGTATCTCAAGAAGAACCTTTTTACATTCCTAAAGTAATTCGTTATTTAGTTGAGCATCAAAATGAAAATTTTGAAATAGTTGGAGCATCACGCTTACAGCCTCATCGTAAAAATAAAACAATGAAAGATTGGTTGCTGGAGCGTACTCAAATTTATACTTATTGGGAGCTTTTTATAACAACTTGTTTTTTTATTTATTGTAAAATTGGATTTAAAATTTTAGCAAAAATGGGTGTTGATAATCCATTTTCTGTAAAACATGTTTATGCTAAAAATGCAATTAATGAAATTGAAACAAACGATATCAATTCCCCATTCTATTTAACTAAACTCAGAGAGTTAAAAATAGATGTTGTATTGTCTATTTCACCCCCTCAATTATTTGGTAAAGATTTATTAAATCTTCCAAACAAGGTTTGTTTAAATGCACATGGCACCTTGTTGCCAAGGCATAGAGGTGTTTTTGGAAGTTGGTGGATGTTGTTTAATGGGGACAAAGAAATAGGAACAACTATTCATACAATGGTAGAGAAACTAGATGCTGGAGAAATTGTATGGCAAAAAGAAATTCCAATGCCAGCTCAACCAACCCAATATGCAATTGCTTACCATACAAAAAAAATTATGGCAGTAGGTTTAGTAGAAACCTTAAATAAATTGAATGTTAAGAGTTTAGATGTAATTAAATCTCCTTATCAAGAGAGTTATCATAGAGCACCAACAAAAGAACAAGGACGAAGTTTTCACAAAAAAGGATTGAGAGTAGTGACATTCAAAAATGCTAAGCTCACGCTTTCAAAAAGTTTTTAA
- a CDS encoding sugar transferase produces the protein MNKGIIIAEQGEKTYAYLSKFLDIESEDVEVVKTTTAFNVLKIPSSKKGIINLNKINDIKKINDFFKLINDKLENGGVFIGCVETKKERRKRIYKKYPIGIAQIYYLFDFIFKRVFSKLWITRWLYFFVTAGRNQVLSRAEALGRLAYCGFEIVNEHEIDNINYFVAKKIKTIENVKEPRFSILFRMNRVGENGELINVYKIRTMHPYAEYLQDYIYKINDLQKGGKFKNDFRVTTWGKVLRKLWIDELPMLVNLIKGQLKIVGVRPLSKHYLSLYSSELIEKRKTIKPGLIPPFYADMPETLDEIMDSELKYIDAYLKNPFSTDLKYFFKAFSNIIIKKVRSN, from the coding sequence ATGAATAAAGGGATAATTATAGCGGAGCAAGGAGAGAAAACTTATGCGTATTTATCTAAATTTCTTGATATAGAAAGTGAAGATGTTGAAGTTGTTAAAACTACTACTGCTTTTAATGTGTTAAAAATACCTTCATCAAAAAAGGGAATTATCAACTTAAATAAGATTAACGATATTAAAAAAATCAATGATTTTTTTAAGTTAATTAATGATAAATTAGAGAATGGTGGAGTTTTTATTGGTTGTGTAGAAACCAAGAAGGAACGAAGAAAGAGAATTTATAAGAAGTATCCGATTGGAATTGCTCAAATATACTATCTATTTGATTTTATTTTTAAACGTGTTTTTTCAAAGCTTTGGATTACTAGATGGCTTTATTTTTTTGTTACTGCAGGAAGAAATCAGGTTCTATCTAGGGCTGAAGCATTAGGAAGATTGGCTTATTGTGGCTTTGAAATAGTTAATGAACATGAAATTGATAACATTAACTATTTTGTAGCTAAAAAAATAAAGACTATTGAAAATGTAAAAGAACCTCGTTTTAGTATTTTATTTAGAATGAATAGAGTAGGAGAAAATGGAGAGCTAATTAATGTTTATAAAATAAGGACAATGCATCCTTATGCAGAGTATTTGCAAGACTATATTTATAAAATTAATGATTTACAGAAAGGAGGTAAATTTAAAAATGATTTTAGGGTAACTACTTGGGGGAAAGTTTTAAGAAAGTTATGGATAGATGAGTTACCAATGTTAGTTAATTTAATTAAAGGACAGCTTAAAATTGTGGGTGTTCGACCTTTAAGCAAACATTATTTAAGTTTATATAGTTCAGAACTAATCGAAAAGAGAAAAACAATTAAACCTGGATTGATTCCACCATTTTATGCTGATATGCCTGAAACCTTGGATGAAATAATGGATTCAGAATTAAAATATATAGATGCCTATTTAAAGAATCCTTTTTCTACTGATTTAAAGTATTTTTTTAAGGCGTTTTCAAATATTATTATTAAAAAAGTTAGAAGTAATTAA